In Romboutsia lituseburensis, a genomic segment contains:
- a CDS encoding type II toxin-antitoxin system PemK/MazF family toxin: protein MSINLDIRRGDLYYADLSPVVGSEQGGVRPVLIIQNDIGNKYSPTVIIAAITSQINKAKLPTHIEISANEYGLNKDSVILLEQIRTIDKKRLREKIGCLDKNMMVKVDSSLQISLGLFVL from the coding sequence GTGAGTATTAATTTAGATATAAGGCGAGGAGACTTATATTATGCGGATTTAAGCCCTGTAGTAGGATCAGAGCAAGGAGGGGTAAGACCTGTCTTGATAATTCAAAATGATATAGGTAATAAATACAGTCCAACTGTAATAATAGCCGCTATAACATCTCAAATTAATAAAGCAAAATTGCCAACTCATATAGAGATTAGCGCTAATGAATATGGGCTTAATAAAGATTCTGTTATTCTCTTAGAACAAATAAGAACTATAGACAAAAAAAGGCTAAGAGAAAAAATAGGTTGTCTAGATAAGAATATGATGGTAAAAGTTGATAGTAGTCTTCAAATTAGTTTAGGGCTATTTGTATTGTAA